In a single window of the Neospora caninum Liverpool complete genome, chromosome VIIa genome:
- a CDS encoding putative signal recognition particle protein, whose amino-acid sequence MIDAICAFTRGGVVLWSFCFAKVQGSPFDHLIKNVLLEWKFLNNLEIVFVVIYRGMAQIAFLDALLDQTALAFVKHMEGRKALDFVASPPSTPFDETFVQLFTSLYQQQRERKTNQVKAGGNAGGYKPKKKKGNADEDDEEGDGDEDARGKKKGPRRPMMPWDSNQRVTKKNMDTLDFSKKAASNGDVQNGDTSMAMMERAIYGADEELEDSEDEDALLENEVNEAATSGWFGRIASKLQTFTGKNVAEEVIDLLLHSVQSRLKGTRTASFTTVHQTVRMATRDAIVKILTPKKTVDVLRLALEAKAEGRVFSIVFLGVNGVGKSTNLAKVAYYLKHKGNLDVLIAACDTFRAGAVEQLRTHSRCLQVPLFERGYGKDAAAIAREALATARQEGRDVVLIDTAGRMQDNEPLMRSLAKLVAINNPDMILFVGEALVGNDAVDQLKKFNQALVDLTALGGRPPRTVDGIILTKFDTVDDKVGAALSMVYITGQPVVFVGTGQKYPNLKKLNPTMVVKALLD is encoded by the exons ATGATAGATGCGATTTGCGCCTTTACCCGCGGGGGCGTCGTCCTCTGgagtttctgcttcgccaAGGTCCAGGGCTCTCCCTTCGATCACCTCATCAAAAATGTCCTCCTAGAG TGGAAGTTCCTGAACAACTTGGAGATTGTTTTCGTCGTCATCTATCGCGGCATGGCGCAGATCGCCTTCTTGGATGCTCTCCTTGATCAAACAGCTCTGGCGTTTGTGAAGCACatggaggggagaaaag cCCTGGACTTCGTCGCGAGTCCCCCCAGCACACCCTTCGACGAAACCTTCGTGCAGCTCTTCACCTCTCTGTAtcagcagcagagagagagaaagacgaatcAGGTGAAAGCCGGCGGGAACGCGGGAGGCTACaaaccgaagaagaagaaaggcaacgcAG atgaagacgacgaggaaggcgacggcgacgaagatgctcgcggaaagaagaaaggcccACGGAGACCGATGATGCCGTGGGATTCCAATCAACGGGTAACCAAAAAGAACATGGACACCCTCGACTTTAG CAAGAAAGCGGCGTCGAATGGAGACGTgcaaaacggagacaccagcATGGCGATGATGGAGCGAGCGATCTACG GCGCCGACGAGGAGCTAGAGGATtcggaagacgaagatgcGCTCCTCGAAAATGAAGTGAACGAAGCAGCCACTTCGGGCTGGTTTGGCCGCATCGCTTCGAAGCTCCAAACGTTCACGG GGAAGAATGTGGCTGAGGAAGTCATTGATCTCCTTCTCCACTCTGTCCAGTCGCGTCTGAAAGGGACCCGCACGGCATCCTTCACAACGGTTCATCAAACAGTCCGTAtggcgacgcgcgacgcCATCGTTAAGATTTTGACTCCAAAAAA AACTGTCGACGTCTTACGCCTGGCTCTTGAGGCGAAAGCCGAAGGCCGAGTCTTCTCAATCGTCTTCTTGGGCGTTAACGGGGTTGGGAAATCAACCAACCTCGCCAAGGTCGCGTACTACCTCAAACAC aAAGGCAACCTCGATGTGTTGATTGCCGCCTGTGACACCTTCCGTGCTGGAGCCGTGGAGCAGCTGCGCACGCATTCGAG ATGCCTTCAGGTGCCTCTCTTTGAGAGAGGCTACGGGAAAGACGCAGCAGCGATTGCTCGGGAGGCGCTCGCCACGGCGCGCCAGGAAGGCAGAGATGTCGTCCTCATTGACACAGccgggcgcatgcag GACAACGAGCCTCTCATGCGCTCGCTCGCAAAGCTGGTTGCCATCAATAACCCCGACATGATTCTCTTTGTGGGCGAGGCTCTCGTGGGCAACGACGCCGTGGACCAACTGAAGAAGTTCAATCAAGCTCTCGTAGATCTCACTGCCCTC GGCGGTCGGCCTCCTCGCACAGTTGACGGCATCATTCTCACCAAATTCGACACTGTCGATGATAAG